Proteins from a single region of Lelliottia sp. JS-SCA-14:
- the fdnG gene encoding formate dehydrogenase-N subunit alpha — protein sequence MDVSRRKFFKICAGGMAGTTAAALGFMPKIALAQSRNYKLLRAKEIRNTCTYCSVGCGLLMYSLGDGAKNAKEAIYHIEGDPDHPVSRGALCPKGAGLLDYVHSDNRLRYPEYRAPGSDKWQRISWDDAFTRIAKLMKADRDANFVEKNAQGVTVNRWLSTGMLCASAASNETGMLTQKFVRSLGMLAVDNQARVUHGPTVASLAPTFGRGAMTNHWVDIKNANVVVVMGGNAAEAHPVGFRWAMEAKNNNDATLIVVDPRFTRTASVADIYAPIRSGTDITFLSGVLLYLIENNKINAEYVKHYTNANLLVREDFAFDDGLFSGFDAEKRQYDKSSWNYQFDENGFAKRDETLTDPRCVWNLLKQHVSRYTPEVVENICGTPKADFLKVCEVLASTSAADRTTTFLYALGWTQHTVGAQNIRTMAMIQLLLGNMGMAGGGVNALRGHSNIQGLTDLGLLSTSLTGYLTLPSEKQTDLQTYLTASTPKATLPDQVNYWSNYPKFFVSLMKSFYGDAAQKENDWGFEWLPKWDQAYDVIKYFNMMDKGNVTGYICQGFNPVASFPDKNKVVRSLSKLKYMVVIDPLVTETSNFWQNHGEMNDVDPASIQTEVFRLPSTCFAEEDGSIANSGRWLQWHWKGQDAPGEARNDGEILAGIYHRLRDMYRTLGGKGVEPLLKMSWNYKQPDHPESEEIAKENNGVALADLYDPNGNLLAKKGQLLNSFALLRDDGTTASSCWIYAGSWTEQGNQMANRDNADPSGLGNTLGWAWAWPLNRRVLYNRASADINGKPWDPKRSLIEWNGTKWAGNDIPDFNTAPPGSKTGPFIMQPEGLGRLFALDKLAEGPFPEHYEPMETPLGTNPLHPNVVSSPVVRLYEDDALRLGKKDKFPYVGTTYRLTEHFHTWTKHARLNAIAQPEQFVEISETLAKSKGITNGDRVKVSSKRGFIRAVAVVTRRLQTLNVNGQQVETVGIPLHWGFEGVAQKGYLANTLTPNVGDSNSQTPEYKAFLVNIEKA from the coding sequence TACTGCTCCGTGGGATGTGGGCTATTGATGTATAGCCTGGGCGATGGCGCGAAAAACGCCAAAGAAGCGATTTACCATATTGAAGGGGACCCGGATCATCCGGTGAGCCGCGGGGCACTTTGCCCGAAAGGCGCAGGCCTGCTGGACTATGTCCACAGCGACAACCGCCTGCGTTACCCGGAATATCGCGCGCCTGGCTCTGACAAATGGCAGCGTATCTCCTGGGATGATGCCTTCACCCGCATCGCCAAATTAATGAAAGCCGACCGCGACGCCAACTTCGTCGAGAAGAACGCGCAGGGCGTGACCGTGAACCGCTGGCTTTCCACCGGGATGCTCTGCGCATCTGCGGCAAGTAATGAAACCGGCATGCTGACGCAAAAATTTGTGCGCTCACTCGGCATGCTGGCGGTAGACAACCAGGCGCGCGTCTGACACGGACCAACGGTAGCAAGTCTTGCTCCAACATTTGGTCGCGGTGCGATGACCAACCACTGGGTTGATATCAAAAACGCTAACGTCGTGGTGGTGATGGGCGGTAACGCCGCTGAAGCCCATCCGGTGGGATTCCGCTGGGCGATGGAAGCGAAAAACAACAATGATGCGACGCTGATCGTCGTCGATCCACGCTTTACGCGTACGGCATCGGTGGCGGATATCTATGCGCCGATTCGTTCCGGTACGGACATTACGTTCCTGTCTGGCGTGCTGCTGTATCTGATCGAAAACAACAAAATCAACGCCGAATACGTCAAACACTACACCAACGCGAATCTGCTGGTGCGGGAAGACTTTGCCTTTGATGACGGGCTGTTCAGCGGCTTTGACGCGGAAAAACGTCAGTACGACAAATCCTCCTGGAACTATCAGTTCGATGAAAACGGCTTTGCGAAACGCGATGAAACCCTGACCGATCCGCGCTGCGTGTGGAACTTGCTGAAACAGCACGTTTCTCGCTATACGCCGGAGGTGGTGGAAAACATCTGCGGTACGCCAAAAGCCGACTTCCTGAAAGTGTGTGAAGTGCTGGCCTCCACCAGCGCGGCGGATCGTACCACCACCTTCCTCTACGCCCTGGGCTGGACGCAGCACACCGTCGGTGCGCAGAACATTCGTACCATGGCGATGATCCAGCTGTTGCTCGGCAATATGGGCATGGCAGGCGGCGGCGTGAACGCCCTGCGCGGACACTCCAATATTCAGGGCTTAACGGATCTGGGGCTGCTCTCCACCAGCCTGACCGGCTATCTGACGCTGCCATCGGAAAAACAGACGGATCTCCAGACCTATCTGACCGCCAGTACGCCAAAAGCGACGCTGCCGGACCAGGTGAACTACTGGAGCAACTATCCGAAGTTCTTCGTCAGCCTGATGAAATCTTTCTACGGCGATGCGGCGCAGAAAGAGAACGACTGGGGCTTTGAGTGGTTGCCGAAATGGGACCAGGCTTACGACGTCATCAAGTATTTCAACATGATGGATAAGGGTAACGTCACGGGCTACATCTGCCAGGGCTTCAACCCGGTGGCGTCCTTCCCGGACAAAAACAAAGTCGTGCGCAGTTTGAGCAAGCTCAAGTACATGGTGGTGATCGATCCGCTGGTGACCGAAACCTCCAACTTCTGGCAGAACCACGGCGAGATGAACGATGTCGATCCGGCGTCGATTCAGACCGAAGTGTTCCGCCTGCCGTCGACCTGTTTCGCGGAAGAAGATGGTTCTATTGCCAACTCGGGCCGCTGGCTGCAGTGGCACTGGAAAGGCCAGGACGCACCGGGCGAAGCGCGCAACGACGGCGAAATTCTGGCCGGGATTTACCACCGTCTGCGCGATATGTATCGCACTCTGGGCGGTAAAGGCGTAGAGCCGCTGCTGAAAATGAGCTGGAACTACAAGCAGCCAGATCATCCGGAATCGGAAGAGATTGCCAAAGAGAACAACGGTGTTGCGCTGGCGGATCTCTATGATCCGAACGGCAATCTGCTGGCGAAAAAAGGTCAGCTGCTGAACAGCTTTGCGCTGCTGCGCGATGACGGCACCACCGCGTCCTCCTGCTGGATTTACGCCGGGAGCTGGACCGAGCAGGGCAACCAGATGGCCAACCGCGACAACGCCGATCCGTCAGGGTTAGGCAATACGCTCGGCTGGGCATGGGCGTGGCCGCTCAACCGCCGCGTGCTGTACAACCGTGCCTCTGCGGACATCAACGGCAAGCCGTGGGATCCAAAACGCAGTCTGATCGAATGGAACGGCACGAAGTGGGCGGGGAACGATATCCCGGACTTCAACACCGCGCCGCCGGGCAGCAAAACCGGGCCGTTCATCATGCAGCCGGAAGGTCTGGGGCGTCTGTTTGCCCTCGACAAACTGGCGGAAGGGCCGTTCCCGGAACACTACGAGCCGATGGAAACGCCGCTCGGCACCAACCCGCTGCACCCGAACGTGGTGTCGAGTCCGGTGGTTCGCCTGTACGAAGACGATGCGTTGCGCTTAGGCAAGAAAGATAAGTTCCCGTACGTCGGGACCACCTATCGTCTGACCGAGCATTTCCACACCTGGACCAAGCACGCGCGGCTCAACGCCATCGCTCAGCCGGAACAGTTTGTCGAAATTAGCGAAACCCTCGCGAAGTCGAAAGGCATCACCAACGGCGATCGTGTGAAGGTGAGCAGCAAACGCGGCTTTATTCGCGCGGTGGCGGTCGTGACGCGTCGTCTGCAGACGCTCAACGTCAACGGCCAGCAGGTGGAGACCGTTGGGATCCCGCTGCACTGGGGCTTTGAAGGGGTGGCGCAAAAAGGCTATCTCGCC